Below is a genomic region from Bartonella harrusi.
AATAATGGAGATTCCGCATTGCTTCATGCTTTTGTTTCACATGTTCTTTAATGGGGTCACGTCCCGCATGAAGAACAAAACGCCATTGTGTTGTCAATTCACGAGCTTGCTTTAAAGAGATAGCCCTCAAAGCACACCGAAACCTATTTCACGAAGACACTCATGAATGGGATAGCGTAAAAGCCATTGAGCACATAAAATCAAGAAAGGGAAGAATTTTGAAAATTAAAGCGCACATTTCCCAAATATCTCACGCAATTCTTGCTACAGGAATATTTACATCTTTTGTGTTTTCAAAATATCTTGCACTGTTTTAACCAACTGTTCTTCATCAACGGTTACCTGTGCTGGTCGACTTTCTCGCCATGTCTGATTATCCTTAATTTCATGAGACAAACGTGCTCCTTCAATTAAATCTTTGATCTGTATTTTTCCGCTCTCACGCTCTTGTGAACCTTGAATCACCACACAAGGCGCTTTTCGCCGATCGGCATATTTCATCTGTGCCTTTATCCCTGCTGCCCCCAAATAGAGTTCAGCACGAATTCCTGCACCCCGCAGTTGCATAACCATTTTTTGATAAGCCGCAACCGCCTCAGGCTCTTTATCCATCATCAGCACCACAACGGGCCCTGCGTCCTCTTTTACAGGCAGTTTTCTAAGATTTTGCAAAGCAGCGATCAAGCGTGAAACCCCAATGGAAAAACCCGTTGCTGGAATCTTCTCCTCTCGAAAACGAGCCACCAATCCATCATAGCGTCCACCACCACCAACAGAACCAAAAACAACCTTTTGTCCATCATCATTGAACACATCAAACAACAATGTCGCTTCAAAAACAGGCCCCGTATAATAATCCAGTCCTCGCACCACTGATGGATCAATTTTGATACGATTCTCGGTGCCATTTGCGGCAAAAATTGCTTGCATTTCCTCAAGCTCACCAATCCCCTCAAGTCCTTGAACATGATCTCCAACGACTTTTCTCAAAGCATCAAGGGTTTCCTCTGCTGTTTCAGCGCCAGCAGCCATCAAAGCAAGAATACATTCAATGTCTTTCTCCTTAAGCTCTGCCCCTTTTGTAAAATCACCACTTTCATCCAAACGCCCCCGCCCTAACAGCAAACGCACACCTTCAGGACCAAATTTATCTAACTTATCAATTGCTCTCAAGACAGTTAAACGCTTTTCAGCCTGTTTATGTCCCCCCAAGCCAATTTTCTCTAAAACGCAATCCAAAATTTTTCTGTTATTCAAACGAAGGGCATATTCATGCTGTTGAAACCCTAATTTTTCCAAACTCTCCGCTGCCATCATGCAAATTTCAGCATCGGCAGCAACTGTAGGTGTTCCAACAATATCCGCATCAAACTGCATAAATTGCCGAAACCGCCCTGGTCCGGGTTTTTCATTACGAAAAACAAAACCAAGACGATAACTACGATAAGGTTTTGGCAAAATTTCAAAATTCTCTGCAAAATAACGAGCAAGCGGCGCGGTAAGATCATAGCGCAAAGACATCCACTGCTCATCATCATCTTGGAGTGAAAAAACCCCCGCATTAGGACGATCTTCATCAGGTAAAAACTTACCCAACACATCTGTATATTCAAAAACCGGTGTTTCAAGCGCTTCAAAACCGTAAAGTTCATAAACCTCACGAATTTGTGCAATCATAGTCTCAGTTGCATATAGCTGTGCGCTTGTGCGATCAACAAAACCACGAGGTAAACGGGCTTTGGTTTTTTCTTGTTTTGATGACATACTCTTCTCTAACAACAATAGATATTCACGGATGGCCTATTCACGGATAACTTGTGTCTATCTTATAGAAACAAACGCTGCAATACCTTTATCAATCTAGCCCCACGACAACAAATACCACCTCTCACTTTACAAAGAAGCTGCTCATTACCTAAACGTACCCAAATGCTTGGCACCTTTAATCGCAAAATATCGGCTTTCTGTTAATATTTTTCCAATTATCAATGAAAAAGAAAAGCCCTCAACCACGAAACGACGCTCCGCAAGCACTTCCCCATAAGATTTCCCATACAACCCCTCCTATCACCGCTGCCTTCTTCTCTTTTCAACAATTCTTCTCAAAACACATTTTCACTATTCTTTTTCCTCCCTTCCCCTTTACACAAAACACCTTCTCATATGTTCCTCATACCAATCTGATTTACAAAGATAATGAATCGTTTTGCCTATAAAATGAGAACACGAACATCCTAAGATTCTCTCATTTCAATCCTGCTGTTGTTGAATAAAAACCATCCTCTTCCACATCACAACTAAGGCTATCGTGTGGATAAAAATACAAAAAGAAAAGCATAACAATAACTCTCAAGAATCGTCTCAATGCCAAGAACTGTTGCAACATTGGCGGCTAGTAAAGAGCATCATGGTGTTGGCTTACTCCTTCACAAATGTAAAGAGGGTGGTGCATAATGGATTTACCGCTATACCCTTCATGGGCTGTATCATGAAATGGGCTTGGATGTGCTTTAAGAAATATTTATTTAAAACAAGCCTATGAATATGTAACATAATGGCGTTCTGTTTTACATAAAGAGTGTGCCCCATTAAAAAACGTGAAAAATAAAAGCGTAAGGCAATGCATCATCACCATTATCTCAAAGCTATTGCTCTAGATGCTTTTGCAAGCTTTAAAGCGAAACCAAAAGAAATGGTAAGGATGAAGATTGATTTTTGCCTTTACATCTTTATATTCTCCCCAAATGAGGCTGGTCTCCTCGTTTCAGAGATTACAAAATGGATACACGCAATGCTCTCGTTCTTCATTGAGTCTCCCAAAACTGGTCCTGCCGATAGGACGTTCATTCGTCTTAATCTTTCTCTTAAACATACTATTGCATTGTAAACATGTGGCTGCATTGGAATGAAATGTTGATTAACAGGTAACAGCAAATGCTAGGACTCTCTGAGGTCAACAACGCCATAAAACACAAAACTTATCAGCCATGAATTGGAGAGAAATACCGGCTTTTTATAAAACACTTTGCCAAACGACAACCATGACACATATAGTTTTGCGTTTGCTTATTTTTACACGCATTCGCACCAATCCTTTGCGTTATACCTATAAAGATCAGATTAAAGATGTAGACCATCTCTGCTAAAAATATGAAAGAAAGGTGTGATGCGACAACAGAGTTTAGTGTGTCGTTTATCATCAAGATAACGTAAGTTGTTTCAAGAGAGACATCAAAAAACGGAAGCTGTTTTGAGAGAAGCATCAAAACAATTCTCGATTATCGAATAAGCCAAAATCATTCCTCTGCAAGAGGTCCCCTCTTTTATAAGGGCTTAAAAAATTAAACATCTATGCAAAAATCCTTAAAGCATCAGTGTGCTTTTAGCTTGCTCTGCAAAATGATTGATCAGCGTTTTTAAATCACCACTGTTACAACCAGCATCTGTAATCGAACGTGAAATGGAGGGAATAATATTCTGCCACAAATTTTGTGGAAACTGATTTTTCAATTGTGTGATTGTTCCTCCTTGAGCTCCGATACCTGGAACGAGAAACAAGCTGTTTTTTAACTGTTGGATTGTCTCTTTTGCTTCACTGCCCAAAGTTGCTCCAACAACCGCCCCGATGGGCCCAACAGCAGGATGTTGCGTAAAAGAATGGCTATTATAATCACAAATACGCTGTGCCAAATGAACAGAAACTGTTTGATCGCCAATGCGTGCATTGCGAAGTGTTGCTCCTTCTGGGTTAGAGGACTGAACAACCACAAAAACCACTGTTGCTGTTTCTTCAGCAATCTTGATCAGAGGAATGAGCGCATCAAAACCAAGAAAAGGATTAACTGTCAATGCATCGGCCTTAAATGCACTGCTTGCGCCAAGCCAAGCCCTTCCATAAGCTTCAGCAGTAGAGCCAATATCCCCCCTTTTTGCATCAACGAGAACCAATAAACCTTGTTCATGTGCCTCTTCAATGAGTTCTTTGAGAACGTGAAGACCTTCCACCCCATATAACTCAAAAAAAGCGGCTTGCGGCTTTATAATACCCACTTTACCAACAACGGCTGTTAAGAGAATCTCACAAAACTCTTTTAAACCTTTATAATCGCATCTCAAATTCCAAGATTGCAAAACTTTATGACTAGGATCAAAGCCAACACAAAGCGGTCCATAGATTTCACGGTTTTTAAAAAAAGTCGAACAAAACATTCCACCACCCAAGACAAGCTTTCTTGCAATTTTCGATACACGAGACAACTGAAAAAGAAATTTACGTATCAATGAATTTTTTTCGATCAACCGAAAAAAATATACTTACAACTGAAATTTATTTTCCAAAAGGACCGGTAACATAATTTCCACGCAAAAGAAAATATTTTCATAGCACCAAGTAGCACAAGCAACCATATTGCAAAACACCCTTCTCCTCTTCTTTTTCTATCCGCTCAAACATCTCTAGCAATGCAGAAGCGCAATAAACAGCACCTTGAAGCAGAATTTTGCAAGAAGAGGTCTCACCAAAATGGTTTCATCATCAAAATCCGTGATCATTCCTCTCATAAACGATAATCATCACGCACTGTTTTGAACATTCCCGCCGATTTGACAGCATCTTTGTCTCTTTTGGAACATAATTGCTAACGAGGCATTTTATCTCCAACATCATTTGAGGAGATAAAAATATGGAAACCCGCATTCCTGAGGATACACCCTTCGATAACCACTTTCTAGAAGAAACATCTCTAGAAACAGATTATCCTTTTTTCCAACCCCCACTTTCATGGTCAGCAATCTTTGCTGGACTGATCACAGCCCTTGCCACTTCAATCTGCTTATCTTTTCTGGTTGCAGCGTTAGGTTTTAACCAAATGGACTTCACCTCTTCGACACCTTTTGCAGGGTCCTTTCTCTCCTTTGGGATTGGCTCTCTTATCGTTATGCTCATCAGCCTTGCTTTAGGAGGCTTTGTCGCTGGACGCTTTGCTGAATCGTCCGGCACACTTCATGGCTTTCTCACTTGGGCTCTGTTAACCCTTATCATGACCCTCCAAGCCGTCCACGTGGTTTCAAGTACAGCAACAATAGGCGCAAAAGCTATTGGAGAAAGCACTTCAGCACTCCAACAAACTGGAGAAAATCTCAAAACAAATCTTGTTTCCTTCTTTTCACAAGCAAACAATGACAATTTTGCAAACTTTTTTCGTGAAATAAAGGACAATGGCGTTGATTTTGATAAATTGCGCAGTGAATTACGCACACTTCTCAAGAAAAGCGATATCCCTGCTCTCAATCCTGATCGTTTAAAGCAATCCTATCAAGCCGCTCTTAAAGAGATCAGTTCTGCGATAACGGATTTTAAGGAAGATCCTTCTCACTACCGCACCACTCTCAAGGACCTCCATGATCATCTTTCTGATCGTATCGAAGATATCACAGAAGACATCAATCAAAATGATATCGTCAAAGCTCTAATGAACAATGGCATGACGCGTGCGGATGCACAAAAAACAGCCGACAATGCACTTAATCTTTATCAAACAGCAGAGGAAAAAACCGAACAAGCACTTAAAGACCTTGAAGCGCAAGCCCATACACTTTCGCAAAAGCTCAACAAAACGATGAAAGAAGCACGTCACACAGCGGACAAAGCTGCTACAACAACCTCTCACATGGGATGGTGGGGCTTTTTAGGAAGCTTGATTGGTGCCATGCTTTCCAGTGTTTGTGGTTATTATGGTTACAAA
It encodes:
- the hisS gene encoding histidine--tRNA ligase, whose product is MSSKQEKTKARLPRGFVDRTSAQLYATETMIAQIREVYELYGFEALETPVFEYTDVLGKFLPDEDRPNAGVFSLQDDDEQWMSLRYDLTAPLARYFAENFEILPKPYRSYRLGFVFRNEKPGPGRFRQFMQFDADIVGTPTVAADAEICMMAAESLEKLGFQQHEYALRLNNRKILDCVLEKIGLGGHKQAEKRLTVLRAIDKLDKFGPEGVRLLLGRGRLDESGDFTKGAELKEKDIECILALMAAGAETAEETLDALRKVVGDHVQGLEGIGELEEMQAIFAANGTENRIKIDPSVVRGLDYYTGPVFEATLLFDVFNDDGQKVVFGSVGGGGRYDGLVARFREEKIPATGFSIGVSRLIAALQNLRKLPVKEDAGPVVVLMMDKEPEAVAAYQKMVMQLRGAGIRAELYLGAAGIKAQMKYADRRKAPCVVIQGSQERESGKIQIKDLIEGARLSHEIKDNQTWRESRPAQVTVDEEQLVKTVQDILKTQKM
- the pyrF gene encoding orotidine-5'-phosphate decarboxylase, which translates into the protein MFCSTFFKNREIYGPLCVGFDPSHKVLQSWNLRCDYKGLKEFCEILLTAVVGKVGIIKPQAAFFELYGVEGLHVLKELIEEAHEQGLLVLVDAKRGDIGSTAEAYGRAWLGASSAFKADALTVNPFLGFDALIPLIKIAEETATVVFVVVQSSNPEGATLRNARIGDQTVSVHLAQRICDYNSHSFTQHPAVGPIGAVVGATLGSEAKETIQQLKNSLFLVPGIGAQGGTITQLKNQFPQNLWQNIIPSISRSITDAGCNSGDLKTLINHFAEQAKSTLML
- a CDS encoding DUF3792 domain-containing protein, with translation METRIPEDTPFDNHFLEETSLETDYPFFQPPLSWSAIFAGLITALATSICLSFLVAALGFNQMDFTSSTPFAGSFLSFGIGSLIVMLISLALGGFVAGRFAESSGTLHGFLTWALLTLIMTLQAVHVVSSTATIGAKAIGESTSALQQTGENLKTNLVSFFSQANNDNFANFFREIKDNGVDFDKLRSELRTLLKKSDIPALNPDRLKQSYQAALKEISSAITDFKEDPSHYRTTLKDLHDHLSDRIEDITEDINQNDIVKALMNNGMTRADAQKTADNALNLYQTAEEKTEQALKDLEAQAHTLSQKLNKTMKEARHTADKAATTTSHMGWWGFLGSLIGAMLSSVCGYYGYKSRKDIHML